The sequence TTAGTGATGATCTTTATTTAAAACTTAATAAACTTGAAATATTAAACTTTTGGGTTGGTCAGGTATTTTTAGACAAAAAGGTTTCTGTAGTTTTTGATTTGAGGACTAATCCTATTCTGAAATATTCTAATGAGATATTAGAAAACGATTTTTACTCGATTATATGTTCTCCGTTAAATTCTAAAGAAATGCCTATTGGTGCAATTTTATTATTTTTTGACAAACCATATGTATTTCAGTCTGATCAAAGAGAATTCCTGATAAGGGTCTCGGATATGCTTTCTCTGTATCTTTCTAGAATTGAAAGGGAAGAAATCTTAGAAGACTCTACTGAAATGAACTTTTACTTTAGAGATATTTCAATAAAGCTTTCTGGTATGGAAAATATTGACGATACTATTAATCTTGCTATTAACTTTTTGGTTGATAATTTAAGCTTTGTTTCAGATGCAAGGTGTGTCTATTTTAATGAGGAGACTAGTTATAGTGATATTTCTGAAACGTGTGTTTATTCTGTACCATTTAGTGATTTTAAGATTCTCCCGGTAAGAAAAGCAAATTGCCCAAATTTGCCCAGTGACGCTATAAGGATTGCTATTTTGCCGCTGAGATTGTACAACAAACCTTATGCCAATATCATTGTTTATATAAAAGCTTTTGACATGAGGGTAGTTCACTCTGAATTCTTTATGAACCTAAACGATATTTTGAATCAAAAAATTGGCATTACTTATTCTATCCAACACTCAAAGGAACTTTATAAGGAGGCTCTCGAAAGTATTGCTCAGGCTTTAGATGCAAGGGACCCCTTTTCCGCAAAACATTCTAAAAGAGTTAGTACCTTTTCAGTAAGGTTCGGGAAATATTTGAAACTCGATAAAAAAGATATAGATGTTCTTGGGTTTGGTGCACTACTTCACGATATAGGTAAAGTAGGGATTCCAGATACTGTGCTCAAGAAGCCTGGGAAATTAACCCAAACAGAGTATATTTTAATGCAGTCTCATCCAATTGTCGGATATAATATATTAAAGTCTATAAAAGAAGAACTTATGCCAGGACTTTTGGAAATTATTCTATATCACCATGAAAGATATGATGGCAAAGGTTATCCTTATGGCTTAAGTAAAGACGAAATACCGTTTCTTGCAAGGTTAGTTTCTATTGCTGATTCTTTTGAGGCTATGATTTCTGACAGACCATATAGAAAAGGAATGACAAAGTTGGATGCTCTTGCAGAAATAAGCAGGTGTTCTGGTACACAGTTCGATCCTTATCTTGCTCAGATGTTTGTCAGGGTGATTTCACAAACGGCCGATGAAGATTAAATTCAAATTTTAAGGAGGATAAGGTGGTAGCGTTGTTTTTTAGATTGTTGAAAAAAAATGCTTTTCTATTATCGGTGTTCTTGTTGTTTTTATGCTTGGCGCCTCTTCCAGTAAATGCATATGCTTTTCAAGTAGTTGATCAGGGGATATCCAAGATGGCTCCAAACAATCAGGATCCAGATAGTTTTGAAAAATTAACTGTTTTCCCGCAAGACTGGCCTATTTTATATTATTGGGTAAAGTATGTGGATGCATCCCCCAATGATAAGTTGGTAGCAAGATTTCAATATATAGATCAGGAGCCCACTACCTTTTCTGAGATCTCAGAGGTTGTAGAAAAACCCGACGAATTATGGATTACACACGTAGCCCTCAATCCAGGTAAAAGTTGGCCTGTAGGAAAGTATAAAGTTGTACTTTTATTGAACGGCAAAGAAGTATCAACGCTTGAATTTGAGGTGAAATAGTTGGTTGGAATAACTGCCTTTCCCTTTTCAGGAAAAACTACAGTTATTAATCTTTTGCTAAAAAGAAGCAGTTTTCAAAAATCAGATAACGAGGGAAGGATATCTGTTCCTGATGAGAGACTTGAAACTTTGGCCAGGATTTTTGAACCGCTTAAAAAAACTCCAGCATTTATCCCCATAAAAGAGCTAAGTGCTTTTGACTTGAGAAAAAGGATAGAGCCTTCGCTAATAAACGAGATGAAAAATGCTGAAGTTATATCATTTGTGGCCAGGTCTTTTGATATTTCGTTGTATCCATATATATATCCAGAAATTGATCCGAAGCGCGACATAAGAAAATTTTTGGATGAACTTATAATTGAAGACATTGCTGTAGTAGAGAAAAGGATAAAAACATCTTCAAAAGGTATTAAAAAAAATAGTCAGGAAGAAAAAGAAATAGAAATTTTAAAGAAAGCCCTTCCAATATTGGAAGAAGGAAGGTTGTTTAGAGAGGTAGAACTTTCAAGCGATGAAATAAAACATTTAAAACATTATTCGTTTTTGACCCTTAAGCCGTTTCTTTTGCTACTTAATATTGGCGAATCTGATCTTGTCAATACCGGAAAAATTGAAGAAGAATTTACCAGGTTTCTTGGGAGAAGCGCTAAAGTTCTTGCACTTTCAGCAAAGTTGGAAGAAGAGTTATCAATGCTTGAACCTGAAGAGGCAAAAGAAATGCTCTTAAGTTTTGGTCTAAAGAGTTTTGGCCTGGAAAGATTTATTCAAGCGTGTTACGACTTGTTGGGATATATGACATTTTTTACAGTTGGTAAGGACGAAGTTAGGGCCTGGCAGGTAAGAAAAGGTGCAAGCGCTTTAGAGGCTGCAGCAAGGATCCACTCAGATATTGCAAGAGGATTTATTCGTGCAGAAGTTATTTCATATGAGGATTTTATTAGTTGTGGAGCAATGAATGAGGCGAAAAAAAGAGGGCTCCTAAGGTTAGAGGGTAAGGAGTATTTGGTGAAGGATGGCGACATCCTCCATGTTAGATTTAATATCTAACCAGGATTGATAAAGATCGTGTATCTTGACTATAAGAGAAAATTTTATGTTGAAAACCTACACGGCGATCTGAAACCTACTTTTGTTGATGTTGAAGAGTCAAAAATCCTGATCCTTTCTAGGGATATAGTGCTAGAAGCAAAGGACATTGTATGTAGTCTCAGAAAGGATATTGTTGAACACATTGAAAGGGAGCGTTTTTTTAAAAACTCTCTAATTCCGTTGCAGAATATTTTAGGAGAGCCATATATTGTAAGTATTATGAAAAATTATTCAAAAATTATGAACGTTGGGCCTATGGCATGCGTGGCGGGTGCTATAGCTCAAATTCTTGGTGAAAAACTTTTTAAGGGAGAAGATTTAATAATAGAAAATGGTGGGGACATTTTTATCTATAAAAAAGGTTTAATAAATATAAAAGTTTATACAAACGATGAGGTCTTTAAGGACAAAATTGTTATAAGTGTTGAAGGGGGGGAAGATTTTAAACCTTTGGGGGTTGCTACGTCATCTGCAACTATCGGTCCCTCTCTTTCTTTTGGCAAAACTTGTGCTACCGTAGTAGTGAGCAACAACTGTGCCCTGTCCGATGCTGCTGCTACAAGAATAGCAAACGATATTAAAACTTCTCAAGATCTTAAGAGAGTTTTGGACAAGTACAAAAAGATGATATATGATTGTAATATAC comes from Thermodesulfobium acidiphilum and encodes:
- a CDS encoding UPF0280 family protein; translation: MYLDYKRKFYVENLHGDLKPTFVDVEESKILILSRDIVLEAKDIVCSLRKDIVEHIERERFFKNSLIPLQNILGEPYIVSIMKNYSKIMNVGPMACVAGAIAQILGEKLFKGEDLIIENGGDIFIYKKGLINIKVYTNDEVFKDKIVISVEGGEDFKPLGVATSSATIGPSLSFGKTCATVVVSNNCALSDAAATRIANDIKTSQDLKRVLDKYKKMIYDCNIPILGVVCVIDSSMALFGKIKVDFV
- a CDS encoding HD domain-containing phosphohydrolase — translated: MKHFWSGLKLYKKMSLVFIVLSLIIISLNVIFMIYEQSRDYRDFMNVNFQSALEIESNYINSKISNDILFPIISLSSNLGRTNLKVGHEGLLKEFLLRNQAFNSVLVADTNGNIINGFDREKGAIVDHENISQRSYFKSALENKSFAMFGPIQLDSKNMIVALYPIFTRENNINGFIITSISLKWFDYLSDEINKGINAPFKFFIVSGKMNSISLSHPIKFNFPIENFFDKKFFKTYIDGSQFTMFSKNINYTPFFIIGGYPDYEINFKIGRLILGSLFPMFALLILAGYFGLVLGKYLSRPLENLADEAERISKNPISGEAFTIFEGKDEIARLSFSLQVMLDEFYAAQQQLKAAEEESKFVAQNNSVLMKIASYINSFDSKERIIEKSLQQIKDITNARVIMLYLLDSCGQSLVIDSLVGEISDDLYLKLNKLEILNFWVGQVFLDKKVSVVFDLRTNPILKYSNEILENDFYSIICSPLNSKEMPIGAILLFFDKPYVFQSDQREFLIRVSDMLSLYLSRIEREEILEDSTEMNFYFRDISIKLSGMENIDDTINLAINFLVDNLSFVSDARCVYFNEETSYSDISETCVYSVPFSDFKILPVRKANCPNLPSDAIRIAILPLRLYNKPYANIIVYIKAFDMRVVHSEFFMNLNDILNQKIGITYSIQHSKELYKEALESIAQALDARDPFSAKHSKRVSTFSVRFGKYLKLDKKDIDVLGFGALLHDIGKVGIPDTVLKKPGKLTQTEYILMQSHPIVGYNILKSIKEELMPGLLEIILYHHERYDGKGYPYGLSKDEIPFLARLVSIADSFEAMISDRPYRKGMTKLDALAEISRCSGTQFDPYLAQMFVRVISQTADED
- a CDS encoding DUF933 domain-containing protein, with the protein product MVGITAFPFSGKTTVINLLLKRSSFQKSDNEGRISVPDERLETLARIFEPLKKTPAFIPIKELSAFDLRKRIEPSLINEMKNAEVISFVARSFDISLYPYIYPEIDPKRDIRKFLDELIIEDIAVVEKRIKTSSKGIKKNSQEEKEIEILKKALPILEEGRLFREVELSSDEIKHLKHYSFLTLKPFLLLLNIGESDLVNTGKIEEEFTRFLGRSAKVLALSAKLEEELSMLEPEEAKEMLLSFGLKSFGLERFIQACYDLLGYMTFFTVGKDEVRAWQVRKGASALEAAARIHSDIARGFIRAEVISYEDFISCGAMNEAKKRGLLRLEGKEYLVKDGDILHVRFNI